The proteins below come from a single Chryseobacterium nepalense genomic window:
- a CDS encoding response regulator has product MKDSKLNVRIVVADDHGIVRMGLVQTVKRLKPDALISEVEDYKSLYKIILKEEFDLAIMDVNMPNGTVQEAIHYIKIHKPELKILIFSSQDEELYAMRYLKMGAGGYLSKQSSPEVVKDAVTAMLDKGRYFSDNVKEAMFLESLTGATKDSPFEALSDRELQIANKLAEGLPLKEISNQLNIHSSTVSTYKNRLFEKLKIRSVPELVEILRLYNK; this is encoded by the coding sequence ATGAAGGATTCAAAATTAAATGTTCGTATTGTTGTAGCAGATGATCATGGTATTGTCCGGATGGGTCTGGTACAAACGGTCAAACGACTCAAGCCCGATGCCCTGATTTCAGAAGTAGAGGATTATAAATCGCTGTATAAGATAATTCTTAAAGAAGAATTTGATTTGGCTATTATGGACGTTAATATGCCTAATGGTACTGTCCAGGAAGCAATACATTACATAAAAATTCATAAACCTGAATTAAAAATTTTAATATTTTCTTCTCAAGATGAAGAGCTGTATGCAATGCGTTACCTAAAGATGGGCGCCGGTGGCTACCTGAGTAAGCAAAGCTCCCCTGAAGTAGTTAAGGATGCTGTGACGGCAATGCTTGATAAGGGCAGATATTTCAGTGATAATGTAAAAGAAGCAATGTTTTTAGAATCACTAACCGGCGCCACAAAAGACTCTCCTTTTGAAGCGTTATCAGACCGCGAACTGCAAATTGCCAATAAGCTTGCTGAAGGTCTTCCTCTCAAAGAAATTTCTAATCAGCTGAATATCCATTCTTCAACGGTCAGCACTTACAAAAACAGGCTGTTTGAGAAGCTGAAAATCCGATCCGTACCCGAACTGGTAGAAATTCTTAGGCTTTATAATAAGTAA
- a CDS encoding phage tail tape measure protein produces MSTTYPSVTIKNDLSASIQIFDAFQNNEDDKSLANFFGTLTPLVTVPAGGSQEFTPIHGPISTFIVFDDQNNPLTRFFTLGTQPASFEVQQSDVDTMNSTEAFIKLMQDQPDNPEVVQFQALIKNGKATAAQVNQFFQSTTDYKTVTFVTYMLAVVALARTPQTQKSPPQDQVYSLSTLVNYFGFSWPSSIPDVTISHFNCNETDTAIFIGGELNITDVTFDSGVLGIIQSFIGNPTIDFGVEFVYNDGLATGMTCLKFSMDEVKIPIGGGNTFDIDNPTMLLSLNPLFKFVVFEIKATIPFNLFGSPEIDADIAMTIDNIEAEIGVNLRGNTTSLLTPPGIKGLHFDSFGVGLGVIFEPPGFAIGLEGTFHIGDQGQVPLTDDNFAVVCEMEEEIPNPLYIAFYVPKLDFNEIITLFTNTSYNIDLPVSFTDLSFRWAENPMEPVVLPDGSLAPMGYGFNAVMDLFGLQFYGYLQIDLNTGVHGTITMAPLNFGNILSITGDGKGASIKVDQNGNPIPINAVPKTKLDQQTIKNATDKTVVSAGGPEMSVSTSSSPYFTLDAAASLFGLVNDKIDAVIANDGISFEMDYGAILETKMACKLADYHNFSGAFSYGLDFDVSLPSIAGFSLGSIHLDAGCAVSVVLNTSASEISFQVSGGFNFEGLNLNFGPFEADLNISSISGLLSAIETYIVQNASSIFQDIINDAEKWAGYVKNAIVNGVSDVAQGLKQAYNKTAAETANIMNSVGYSASTIASDIGNAFSYSATEVAQAMEEGYGATSQVVAEAFQEIGIGAQDTAQALNTVFGLAPDAVHDIMLGVGYADDAIKSAFESIGGAFGSAASSIWHAASHWDHWS; encoded by the coding sequence ATGAGCACTACATATCCATCTGTGACGATCAAAAATGATCTGTCGGCAAGTATTCAGATTTTTGATGCTTTTCAAAATAACGAAGATGATAAAAGTCTAGCCAACTTTTTCGGAACACTTACACCGCTGGTTACCGTACCGGCAGGTGGCAGCCAGGAGTTTACGCCGATTCACGGACCCATCTCAACATTTATTGTTTTTGATGATCAGAATAATCCCCTTACCCGTTTTTTTACATTAGGCACTCAGCCGGCTTCCTTCGAAGTACAGCAAAGCGATGTGGATACGATGAACAGCACGGAGGCATTTATTAAACTAATGCAGGATCAGCCGGATAATCCGGAAGTCGTGCAGTTTCAGGCACTCATAAAAAACGGGAAGGCAACTGCAGCACAGGTAAACCAGTTTTTCCAGTCAACCACGGATTATAAAACAGTTACCTTTGTCACTTATATGTTGGCTGTGGTGGCATTGGCCCGAACCCCGCAGACTCAAAAATCACCACCTCAGGATCAGGTGTACAGCCTCAGTACATTAGTCAATTATTTTGGTTTCAGCTGGCCTTCGTCCATTCCGGATGTTACCATCTCTCACTTTAACTGCAACGAAACAGATACTGCAATATTTATCGGAGGCGAATTAAACATTACGGATGTTACCTTCGATTCCGGTGTATTGGGAATCATTCAGTCTTTTATCGGAAATCCGACTATTGATTTCGGAGTTGAATTTGTTTATAACGACGGATTGGCAACCGGTATGACTTGTTTGAAATTCAGTATGGATGAAGTGAAAATTCCGATTGGAGGAGGAAATACTTTTGATATTGACAACCCTACCATGTTGCTGTCGCTAAATCCGCTTTTCAAGTTTGTAGTTTTTGAAATTAAGGCAACCATTCCGTTTAATCTGTTTGGAAGTCCGGAAATTGATGCAGATATTGCCATGACTATTGATAATATTGAGGCCGAAATCGGGGTAAATCTGAGAGGCAATACCACAAGTTTGCTTACTCCGCCGGGAATTAAAGGATTACATTTCGATTCATTCGGCGTAGGACTCGGTGTAATTTTTGAACCCCCAGGCTTTGCCATCGGACTGGAAGGTACATTCCATATCGGAGACCAGGGGCAGGTACCCTTAACGGATGATAATTTTGCAGTCGTTTGCGAAATGGAAGAAGAAATCCCAAATCCTTTGTATATCGCATTTTATGTACCTAAACTGGATTTTAATGAAATTATAACATTATTCACCAATACATCATACAATATCGATCTTCCGGTTTCCTTCACAGATCTTTCATTCAGATGGGCTGAAAACCCTATGGAACCTGTTGTCCTGCCCGATGGCTCACTTGCGCCGATGGGATATGGATTCAATGCAGTGATGGATCTGTTCGGTTTACAGTTTTACGGATATCTTCAGATTGACCTTAACACAGGGGTTCATGGTACGATCACTATGGCACCGCTGAATTTCGGAAATATCCTGAGCATTACAGGAGACGGAAAGGGAGCATCAATTAAAGTAGATCAAAACGGCAATCCGATTCCGATTAATGCAGTACCTAAAACAAAACTGGACCAGCAGACTATTAAAAATGCAACAGATAAAACAGTTGTATCTGCGGGCGGACCGGAAATGAGTGTCAGCACATCTTCTTCTCCGTATTTTACACTGGACGCAGCAGCAAGCCTTTTCGGATTGGTGAATGATAAAATAGATGCTGTCATCGCTAATGACGGAATAAGTTTTGAGATGGATTACGGCGCGATACTTGAAACTAAAATGGCCTGCAAACTGGCTGATTATCATAATTTTTCAGGAGCCTTTTCTTACGGATTGGATTTTGATGTTTCATTACCGTCCATTGCAGGTTTCTCTTTAGGATCCATTCATTTGGATGCGGGCTGCGCAGTAAGTGTAGTTCTGAATACCTCGGCTTCTGAAATCTCATTTCAGGTATCAGGAGGATTTAATTTTGAAGGTTTAAATCTGAATTTCGGACCGTTTGAGGCAGACCTTAATATTTCAAGTATTTCGGGATTATTAAGCGCTATTGAAACCTATATTGTTCAAAATGCGTCATCAATCTTCCAGGATATCATCAATGATGCCGAAAAATGGGCCGGATATGTTAAAAATGCTATAGTAAATGGCGTTTCAGATGTTGCCCAGGGATTGAAACAGGCTTACAATAAAACAGCGGCAGAAACAGCGAATATCATGAATTCTGTAGGATACAGTGCCTCTACTATTGCAAGTGACATAGGCAATGCATTCTCCTATTCTGCGACAGAGGTCGCTCAGGCGATGGAAGAAGGATATGGTGCTACCAGCCAGGTAGTAGCGGAGGCATTCCAGGAAATTGGCATTGGAGCACAGGACACGGCACAGGCGCTGAATACGGTTTTTGGACTGGCCCCAGATGCGGTGCATGATATTATGCTGGGAGTGGGATATGCAGATGATGCCATAAAATCTGCGTTTGAATCCATTGGAGGAGCTTTTGGTTCTGCAGCATCCAGCATCTGGCATGCCGCTTCACATTGGGATCACTGGTCATAA
- a CDS encoding peptidoglycan-binding protein LysM produces the protein MKKQIAIAALTIGAFVLGTNTIQAQNTTATTTVNITLNDVISIDAGSTAIGNTVDFNYATAADYNSDQTITKANSLKVTSTKNFNVKVKAGGANFMNGTNVIPVNVLTIKAAAASGTMGGTKNAVVLSAADQTLVANAPLGSALTLNLDYTIPAAKSSSSDILGKPAGTYTQTVTYTATAL, from the coding sequence ATGAAAAAGCAAATCGCAATCGCAGCATTAACTATCGGAGCATTCGTATTAGGAACAAACACTATTCAGGCTCAAAACACTACCGCAACCACAACGGTAAACATTACCCTGAACGATGTGATCTCTATTGATGCGGGAAGTACTGCAATCGGTAATACGGTTGACTTTAACTACGCTACTGCAGCAGATTATAATTCTGATCAGACGATTACTAAAGCCAACTCTTTAAAAGTTACTTCAACTAAGAATTTCAATGTAAAAGTAAAAGCAGGAGGTGCTAATTTCATGAATGGAACCAACGTAATCCCTGTAAATGTTCTGACTATTAAAGCTGCTGCAGCTTCCGGAACCATGGGCGGTACAAAAAACGCTGTTGTTTTATCTGCAGCTGATCAAACTTTAGTGGCAAATGCTCCACTTGGAAGCGCATTAACACTGAATCTGGACTATACTATTCCAGCTGCTAAATCATCTTCTTCTGATATTTTAGGTAAACCGGCCGGAACTTATACGCAAACAGTAACGTATACTGCGACTGCTTTATAA
- a CDS encoding Fn3-like domain-containing protein: MHKFIYLFIFIFTGSSLLLAQSISMSPTRLFFTGNPGEKVAQTVTLQNSSDKDYVFNLNYKDWIREEDGNKVYLDAGSSKTSNASWVSTLENTVTVPARSTKEIVVTMQIPANASKSAVTNSMLFFTQLPQQADQARAQNGIGVITLFEVGLHIFYTPMGNNIKSLDITNISEVSKENATNRKVAVSIHNDGNTINDATVEFELTNTDNGKEIKLPAISISMLPDTNQTVQFSLPENISGNFLGVAIIKMAGSNDLRVGEKNFKF; encoded by the coding sequence ATGCACAAGTTTATTTACCTTTTCATTTTTATCTTCACAGGGTCTTCTTTACTTCTGGCACAAAGTATTTCTATGTCCCCTACCCGATTATTTTTCACCGGTAATCCAGGAGAAAAAGTGGCACAGACAGTCACGCTTCAAAACAGCTCGGATAAGGATTATGTTTTTAATCTCAACTATAAAGATTGGATTAGAGAAGAAGATGGAAATAAGGTTTATCTTGATGCAGGCAGTTCAAAAACTTCCAATGCCTCTTGGGTATCCACTTTAGAAAATACTGTCACAGTTCCTGCAAGAAGTACAAAAGAGATCGTCGTAACCATGCAGATTCCGGCAAACGCATCAAAGTCTGCCGTTACAAACAGTATGTTATTTTTCACCCAACTTCCTCAACAGGCAGATCAGGCACGTGCTCAAAACGGGATTGGTGTTATCACATTGTTTGAGGTGGGACTTCACATATTTTATACTCCAATGGGAAACAATATAAAAAGTTTGGATATAACCAATATTTCAGAGGTAAGCAAAGAGAATGCAACAAACAGGAAAGTAGCAGTAAGTATTCATAATGATGGAAATACCATTAATGATGCTACTGTAGAGTTTGAACTGACCAATACAGACAATGGTAAGGAAATAAAATTACCTGCAATCTCCATCTCCATGCTTCCCGATACCAATCAGACCGTTCAATTTTCTTTACCAGAAAACATTTCAGGGAATTTCCTTGGCGTGGCTATTATCAAAATGGCAGGATCCAATGATTTACGCGTAGGCGAAAAAAACTTTAAATTTTAA